A section of the Triticum dicoccoides isolate Atlit2015 ecotype Zavitan chromosome 7A, WEW_v2.0, whole genome shotgun sequence genome encodes:
- the LOC119332601 gene encoding thioredoxin 1-like: protein MPAATATATAISPSPGASTARRQTNTLHRAAFSPSCFNPPQPRRPPTGGAVAASAPAGRRVACCKAAGPSAADHVGDVEEQTWDEVVLGCETVVLVAFWAPWCGPCRLMHPIIADLAKAYAGRLRCLRVNTDENQEVASRYGIRSIPTILIFKDGERKETIIGAIADTALAATVDRFL from the exons atgccggcggcgacggcgacggcgacggcgatatCGCCCTCTCCGGGGGCCTCCACCGCCCGACGCCAAACAAACACCCTCCACCGCGCTGCGTTCTCCCCCTCTTGCTTCAACCCCCCGCAGCCGAGGCGGCCGCCGACCGGAGgcgccgtcgccgcctccgcccCCGCCGGACGCCGCGTCGCCTGCTGCAAGGCCGCCGGCCCCTCCGCCGCCGACCACG TGGGCGATGTGGAGGAGCAGACATGGGACGAGGTCGTCCTGGGGTGCGAGACAGTGGTGCTGGTCGCGTTCTGGGCGCCATGGTGCGGCCCCTGCCGCCTGATGCACCCCATCATCGCAGACCTGGCAAAAGCCTACGCTGGCAGGCTGAGATGTCTGAGGGTGAACACGGATGAGAACCAGGAGGTGGCCTCGAGGTATGGCATCAGGAGCATCCCCACCATCCTCATCTTCAAGGACGGTGAGAGGAAGGAGACGATCATCGGCGCCATCGCAGACACTGCATTGG